The window TAGCCAAGAGCATCAGGTCGATGGCGGACAGCCTGAAAGTGTATATCGAGAACATAAAGAACACCCAGATGCGTCTGGAACTGATGAACCGCATATCAGCTCTCGGGGTCATGGCGGGCGGAATTGCCCACGAGCTGAATACGCCGCTTAACTCCATAATAATTCTTACGAAACTGCTGAAACAGGAGACAGGGGAGAGTGAAGACCTGAACACCATCGAGCATGAGGCCAAGCGTTGCGTGGATATCATCGAGAACCTGCGTAAACTCGCCCCCGACAAAGAGGGCGACGGCGAGCCGCAGTCTGTTCGCCTTAAAGAAGTCATTGAAAAAACGCTGAAATATATCAACTCCGATGCAAAAATTGAGACCGATCTTGCGGACGTTTCCGTGTCCGGCTATCCGACCCTTCTTCAGCAGATGATTCTGAATCTTGTGCAGAACGCTCAGGACGCACTGGGCGAGAACGGTGTGATACGGATAACCCTGACCAAGTCCGGAAGCAGTGTTCTGCTGAAGATTGCCGACAACGGATGCGGGATACCGGAGGACGAGATAGACCGTATATTCGACCCGTTCCACACCACAAAAGGCCCCGGAAAAGGAATGGGGCTGGGGCTGTCGCTGGTGCACAAGATCGTGAAGCGTCACGGCGGCCGTATCGAGGTGAACAGCCGTGATGGCGGGGGAACGGAGTTTATAATTTTACTGGAGCCGGCTGATGAAAGCAGTTCTGATTGAAGACGATGCGGTGCTTAACCGCACACTGAAAAGAGTTATAGAGAAGCACTACAATGTAATGGCGTTCACGTCCCCCGTGTCCGCCGTCGAATATATAGCCCAGAGCGGTGCTGACGTTGTCGTGTCCGATATCCGCATGCCGGATATGAGCGGTTTCGACGTTCTGGAACGGTTGAAAACCCTTTCACCCGATACGGCAGTGATACTGATGACAGGGCAGGGGAGCATTGACGAATCTGTGAGGGCGATCAAGTCCGGCGCATTCGACTATATTCCGAAGCCCGTCGAAACTGAGCTGCTGATATATAAACTGGACGTGGTGAACGAGAAACTTGCGCTTAAGGCTCTGGCAGATACTGCCGCAGGCAAGAGCGGAGTGGTGGCGGTTTCGGCAAAGATGGAAGCAATACTGAACACCGCCTCAAGGGTGGCGAAGACTGGTTCGAACGTGCTCATCACGGGCGAAACAGGCACGGGCAAAGAGGTTCTGGCCAGATATATCCACGAGAACAGCGAACGGAGCAGGCGGCCATTCGCCGCTATAAACTGCTGTAACCTCCAGCAGCATCTTTTCGAAAGTGAGCTTTTCGGTCACAAAAAGGGTGCTTTCACAGGGGCGGACAGCGACAGAAAGGGCATAATACAGTCCGCATACGGCGGCTCGCTGTTTCTGGACGAGATAGGCGAAATGCCCCTCGACCTCCAGCCGAAATTCCTCAGATTTCTGGAGACAAAAAGTTTCTATCCGGTTGGCTGTCCCGTTCAGGAGCAGGCGGACGTGCGCATAATCGCCGCAACAAACCGTGACCTGAGCGTGCTTTCGGACAAAGGAGGCTTCCGTCAGGATCTTTTCTACAGGCTGAACGTTATCAATATAGAGCTTCCGCCGCTGAGGGAGCGCAGGGAGGATATTCTTCCGCTGGCGCATCACTTCATGGAAAAATTCAAGCATATCAATACACAGGTGAAAGGAATCCACCAGTCTGCGCTGCTGTGTCTGCAAAGCTACGACTACCCCGGCAACATCAGGGAGCTTTCCAATATAATCGAAAGAGCCATGATCCTTGAACAGGGCGATACTCTGGGCTGTGAGTCTCTGAATCTGGGGTGCCCCGTTGAGGCGGACACCCTGAGTCTGGATTCCGTGATGAAACGGCACATTCTGAAGGTTCTGGACATAGCCGGAGGCAACCGCCAGAAAGCCGCCGAGATTCTGGGCGTGGACGCATCCACAGTCTACCGCAAACTGAAGGAATACGGCATCGGCTGATATAAATTACGGTCATCCTGAGCACCAGCGAAGAATCCCTTCTTCGTCAATTCGCATTCTGCACATCTGATAATTCATATTTTCGCATTTTGCAAAAAGTGTGACGTAAACTGCGGCTTTCATCGCTTGTTTTCGGGCACATATGTTGCATTTAAATCTTCAACTATGGAGGTGTGAAATGCGTTTTGCATTTATCTTTATTTTAGCGGCTCTCTTTGCTGTGCCCACTTTCGCCTTTGATGCGAACTCATCCTGCGTCAAATGCCACGGCGACAAAGAGACACTCACAAAACTCGGCTATCCCCAGATGTATCTCGACCCCGCAGAGGTGGACAAAGAGGTGAACATGGGCGGAGCGGCCTGCGAAGCCTGCCACCTTGGCAACCCCGCATCAATGGACAGGGAAGAGGCGCACAAAGGCATGCCCAGACCTTTTTATGCGGCTGTCGGTCCGAAATATAAATATCAGGCTGTGGGAAGGGAGATTACCAACTTCGAATCCATCCAGCCCAAAGGCAAAGACAGAACAAAACTGCTGAACGCCAAACCCGCAGACCCCAAAAAGGCTGAGGAAATGGGCATAAAGAACCTTGTTCAGCTGAACTATCACGATCACGACCCCAAAACAATGGCATACAGCCCCGAAATCGCAATGAAAACCTGCGGTCAGTGCCACGAAAACGAGGTTAAAGACTACAATAAGGCCGGAATGGGGCTTAACAAGACCCAGAGAGGCTTTAAAACATGGTCAGCCGACAAACCCGGCCCCCAGAACTGCGGCCCTTGGTTCGGCGACAACTATGAAGAGCTGAAAGGCGAATGCGCAAGGGGCGAGGGTTTTACAAAGGCTATGTCCGCAGGACTGGACAGAGGCTGCAACAAATGCCACGCCAGCTGCAACGACTGCCACTATGAAGGCCATAAAGCCTCCAAGGCACGCCACACTTTCACCAAAAAACCTGAAACACTCACCTGCTACGGCGGCGGCAGAGGCACAATATGCCATGCAGGCCCCATGGACAGAAGAAGAGGCGCAGGCTACATGCGTCAGGAATTTGCGTTCCCCGTGAACGAGCTTCATGACGACGTGCATTTTGCGAAAGGTGTTCAGTGTACGGACTGCCACGAGTCAAAGAACCACTCATACGGTCACATCGGCTCGGCAGATGCCAGAAAATCATGCCAGAAATGTCATACAGAGGTTTATGATGCCGCTCAGAAGAGCGAACACGGCAACGTCGACTGCTCGTCATGCCACGTTAAGGCTGTTGGCGCATACCAGTTTACCTTCTGGGGACCCGGTAAATCTGAAGGCATGCCCAACCTCTATACGAAATATAAGGAATACTACGGCACAAGAGACCTGCCCACAATCGTAAAACAGCCCGCAACAGGTCTTTGGATTCCGCTGAAACCCTATCCCATGGGCACAATGAACATCAACAAAAAGCCGAAAAGCGTCGGCAAACTGATGCTTCGTGACATTCAGAAGACTACCGTTAAGGGCAACACCGCAATAGGTCAGCCCGAGAGCTTCGAGGTTGAGAGAAAGGCTGACGAAGTGAACGATATGTACATCATCACAGGGCTTTACGGCGGCTATAAAACCAACGATAAGATGCTTGCATGGATTCAGATGGACAAGATGTCACACTCCATAGGCGAGGCCAGAGACTGCGCAAGCTGCCACTCATCACACGAGCAGAAAGCGACCTCATGGTATACGTTCGACATCCCCGGCGTGGTCAAAAAGCCTTTCAACGGCTCATACACCATGACAGCTGGCAAAAAAGGCATCAGATTTGAGAACATGACGAACACCGAAATACTTACGGCTGAGGGTGTGGATTCCGAGGATTTCGCTCCCTTCCTTAAGAACCCCGAGGCATGGAACGTTAAGGGAATCGACTTTGAAATGAAGTTCGACGACAAGAAATATGCCGCCGGATTCGGTCAGTATCAGAACCTGTATGCGGAACTGCACAACAGGATCAGCTCTGAAAAGGACAAAGTGAAGCTGGAACAGCTTAAGAAGATAAAGGCTGTTCTGCCCCATAACGTGGCCTATGCGGCCGAGATGCTGAAAAACCTGAAATAGGTTACTATTTTTTTGAGGGTCTTCGGAAACGGAGACCCTTTTTTTATCTTTCTTTCTCCTTTATCAAAGGCGGTAGGGTGGATTTACATCCCTCATTTTAAATAATACTTGCAAAATAAACAGGATGGAGTATTCTTTTTTACTCTTCCGCAGATAAATCCGAACTGCGGATTTGGGTTATTGGCGTCATTGCGAAGCCCGCAGGGCTGTGGCAATCTCTCCGATATTCTGTGGTTATACGGGATGTAGCGCAGCTTGGTAGCGCACTGGTTTCGGGTTCCAGGGGTCGGAAGTTCAAATCTTCTCATCCCGATTTGAAAAAAAGGGCATTGGTCTTTAGACCGATGCCCTTTTTTAATAGGGTGATGAGAAGATTTGGCGAACTTGTTTCGCCATCAATCGCACTCACCCCAATCCGCAGGATATATTATCAGCTTATGACCGATGCATTTACAGAATGATAAGATGAGGCCGAAACAAGTTCGCCCCAACTTCTCGTTTTTATTCAGCTTAGTCTTAAAAAACAATAGTTTAGCGGTTGGCTTTCTTAATTTGGCACACTTTTGAGTTTTAGTTGCAAATATAACTAATTTGTATTTTATAAATCATGTATGATTAAATGACTTATGATATATTTAATAATGTCTTTAAATTAGTAAATTAGAGTGTGCTATGTTAAAGGGTTATATTGTTTTTACAGTGATGTTAAGCATTTTATTAATTTCTGAATTGGTGTTAATCAATTCTTATAATTGTGATTCAGAATTTCCATGGATTGCGTTATCGGCTTTTATTGCTTCTTTTGTTCCTCTTTATGGTTCTCTTGCCTATTTTAAGAAAGCAATCAGAGATACTAGTAAAATGAAAAAAGATGCAGAACTATTTAAAGAATTAGTAGAAGTCTTGCCGCCAGAGAAAACAATTTCATTTTTCAAGCATACAGATTTTCATGAGAGTGTTTTGCGTAGTGAGCTTGATGGTTTAAGGCAATTTAGAGCATGCTGGAGCAGTGTTGATAAGGAGTTTTTCGATAAGAAGATAGAGACTGGCAAGAAAAAGATTTACTCAGCAATAGATACATTTATGGCGAAATATTCAACATATACTGCTCCTATAGGGGATGGTGATTTTGCATCTGTATTCCCAGATTCAATACATAATGTCATTCTCTCAGAAACAAGAGTAAATAGCTTGAGAGAGCAAGCCGATGAGTTAAATAGTCTTGCTGATAATCTTGCAAACCAATATGAAGTTTTTGTTAGAGAATCAAGAAATAAGCTGATCATTTGATATTAAGCATCTTTAATATGTGTCCCATGTCCCGGGATATGGGACGCTCTTTACAATCAATAGTTTATGTGATTTAATATTGGAAAAATATTTGGTGATATATGAAAGAAGCAGATATATATGTTCTTTTAAGCTTTCTTGTAAAAAAGAACAGTAATAAAGAGACTATCAGAGACTGGCAGGAGAGAAGCGGGCTAAGCAAAGCTGTGCTTGGCAGAAGTATGAAGTTTCTAAAGACTGCAAAACTTGTTGCTGACGATGAGCCTGTTTATCGCAATATCGAAGAATTTTTGGTTCACGGTTTTCCTTATGTGTTTCCGATAGAAAAGGGCAGAGTTACCAGAGGTTTTATTAGTGGTATAGATGCGACAACGCTCAAAGGAGACTTCGTGGACAATGAATACCCTATTGTCTGGGCGCATCCTGAAGGCAATGTAAAAGGCTTTTCTGTGCCACCGCTCCACAAAGCTATTCCGGAAATGATTGCTCAAAACAGGCTGGAACAGAAGGTTTATGAGATGCTAGCTCTTCTGGATGTTCTGCGTGTCGGACAGCGCAGAGAGATTGAAGCGGCAAAGAAACGCCTGAAAGAGCTTTTGAACGATGAATAATAAACAACTTATGATAGGCATGGCAAAGGCATTAAAGCCGATGCTTGATAGATTTGTGTTTGTTGGCGGCTGTGCAGTGGACTACCTGATAGACGATTCTGCTGTCACATCCACAAGGGTGACGGGCGATGTTGAGAGGATTCAAAAGTGACTATATCGCAGGAAATCTAGTCGGCGAACCAGCCGGAAGATCTGATATAGTCTATCAGCGTATTCTGGATATTTGCCTTTAATATCTTTTCAGAATCATTTCCAGCTATCTTGTGTCTGATTTAAAGGGAGGACGTCATCGAAAATTTCATTATTCTGTTTAACTATCTTTAATTCTGTGGTTTCGTTGATTGTGAAATTTAAATAATTTATTATCAGAGTGAATGCATCGGTGACGCTGGATTCTCCGGAGGTGCGCAAAATGACGGCCGCGGCTGGTAAGATCAACGAATATAAATGTCTGACAATCTTTATGGTTTTTGCTTTATGTTTTGTTTTTATAACCTTTTTTCCTTTGGAGGCAAAGGCGGCGAAAAAGGATGTTGTTGTTTTCGGCACGCTTATGTGGCAGGACAACGATGCCGCAAAGACCGTTAAAAGAGACTGGCGGGGTGCAATCAGATATTGCGAGGAGCTTAACTATAAAGGGTTCAGCGACTGGCGGCTCCCGACAAAGGACGAGTTGGAATCCATTGTTGATAAAGGCAGAAAACCTTCGATTTATAAATCTTTTAAAAATACCTCACGGTCAGGTTACTGGTCATCTTCTCCTTATTATTCGGTAAGTTCATCTCTTGCATGGGTTGTCGGTTTTGAGTCGGGCGGTTCTGAAACCGACTCCAAAACCTCTGAGGGCAGTGTTCGTTGTGTCCGCAGAAGATATGCATCGGATATGTATGTTGAGCTGGAGAGGCTCAATAGTGAAAGTGTTGTGATCGACAGGGAGAACGACCTTGTCTGGCTGGATACAGAATCTGTAACGACAATGCCGTTGAACTGGTACGATGCAAAAAAATATTGTGATAACTTGGGACCAAAATGGTACTGGAGACTCCCTTCGCCCGATGAGTTGGGGTCCATCGTCAACGCCGGAAATCGTCCAACAGTTAAAAAAGAGTTCAAATACGCTCTGCCGGAAGCATACTGGACATCATACATGGACATTGAAAATGCACAGGCAGCCGCAGTTTCATTTTATGACGGAAGAGCATTTATGGGCGATGCATCAAGCGGTGCATATGTAAGGTGTATACGGAGCCTTCACCGGACATTAAGGGATGATAAAAATAATCTTGTTTATAATACTGAAACAAAACTGCTCTGGCAGGACAATTCTGATGTCAGGACTCTGAAACTTGATAATGCCGGGGCAAAAAAATACTGCGGAAACCTTTCGCTGGCAGGGTTAAACGACTGGCGTCTGCCAAGCAGCGATGAGCTGAAAACGATAATCGACAGTAGATTCAATCCGGCGGTGAAGCATGAGTTCGTCAATATTATACCGAAGGAATACTGGACATCAACTTCCGAAAGACAGGGCTTTTTCTTCTTTGTAGACTTTAAGAACGGGCAGGATTTGGTAACCGGTGCGGGCAGTGAGATGAACGTTATTTGTGTGCGGGATCATTCTGAGTAATGAGAATGCTTCAGAGTCCGAAAAGTGTGTTTGGCAAAGCGGAAAGAATAAAATAGAGTTCCGATAAAAAGGCCAGAAAGAAGCCCTTTCCGTAACCGATTCCGATACCCTTATCAGGACTGCATATTTTGTTCGAATAGCTGTAGGTCTTAAGTGAGATGGAGACTATAAGATACGCCGCAGCGGCGGCTTTTAAGTTGAAATCGGATGCAAACATGAAAGTAAGTCCTATGGTGGCGGCGGTGAGAGAAGGAACCAGTGTTGCCCTGAAAGCCATTATGTATTCAGTTTTAAAGCCTGCCAGAGGAATGGTAAGGTAGCGTATGGCAAAAGGAAAGAGCAGAATAAAGAAAACCGCCCACATAATTATGCCGATTATCAGAAAAAGGTAGGCAAGAACCATCAGCTCATCCTTTTTTATATTGAGCATAGCATAAATAAACCCGCTCTGCGGTGAGTTTTGAAATATACCCGAGGTGTTTATGTCTTTGGTCATTCTTCCGCACTATTAC of the Seleniivibrio woodruffii genome contains:
- a CDS encoding sigma-54-dependent transcriptional regulator; the encoded protein is MKAVLIEDDAVLNRTLKRVIEKHYNVMAFTSPVSAVEYIAQSGADVVVSDIRMPDMSGFDVLERLKTLSPDTAVILMTGQGSIDESVRAIKSGAFDYIPKPVETELLIYKLDVVNEKLALKALADTAAGKSGVVAVSAKMEAILNTASRVAKTGSNVLITGETGTGKEVLARYIHENSERSRRPFAAINCCNLQQHLFESELFGHKKGAFTGADSDRKGIIQSAYGGSLFLDEIGEMPLDLQPKFLRFLETKSFYPVGCPVQEQADVRIIAATNRDLSVLSDKGGFRQDLFYRLNVINIELPPLRERREDILPLAHHFMEKFKHINTQVKGIHQSALLCLQSYDYPGNIRELSNIIERAMILEQGDTLGCESLNLGCPVEADTLSLDSVMKRHILKVLDIAGGNRQKAAEILGVDASTVYRKLKEYGIG
- a CDS encoding cytochrome C; translated protein: MRFAFIFILAALFAVPTFAFDANSSCVKCHGDKETLTKLGYPQMYLDPAEVDKEVNMGGAACEACHLGNPASMDREEAHKGMPRPFYAAVGPKYKYQAVGREITNFESIQPKGKDRTKLLNAKPADPKKAEEMGIKNLVQLNYHDHDPKTMAYSPEIAMKTCGQCHENEVKDYNKAGMGLNKTQRGFKTWSADKPGPQNCGPWFGDNYEELKGECARGEGFTKAMSAGLDRGCNKCHASCNDCHYEGHKASKARHTFTKKPETLTCYGGGRGTICHAGPMDRRRGAGYMRQEFAFPVNELHDDVHFAKGVQCTDCHESKNHSYGHIGSADARKSCQKCHTEVYDAAQKSEHGNVDCSSCHVKAVGAYQFTFWGPGKSEGMPNLYTKYKEYYGTRDLPTIVKQPATGLWIPLKPYPMGTMNINKKPKSVGKLMLRDIQKTTVKGNTAIGQPESFEVERKADEVNDMYIITGLYGGYKTNDKMLAWIQMDKMSHSIGEARDCASCHSSHEQKATSWYTFDIPGVVKKPFNGSYTMTAGKKGIRFENMTNTEILTAEGVDSEDFAPFLKNPEAWNVKGIDFEMKFDDKKYAAGFGQYQNLYAELHNRISSEKDKVKLEQLKKIKAVLPHNVAYAAEMLKNLK
- a CDS encoding DUF1566 domain-containing protein, producing MTAAAGKINEYKCLTIFMVFALCFVFITFFPLEAKAAKKDVVVFGTLMWQDNDAAKTVKRDWRGAIRYCEELNYKGFSDWRLPTKDELESIVDKGRKPSIYKSFKNTSRSGYWSSSPYYSVSSSLAWVVGFESGGSETDSKTSEGSVRCVRRRYASDMYVELERLNSESVVIDRENDLVWLDTESVTTMPLNWYDAKKYCDNLGPKWYWRLPSPDELGSIVNAGNRPTVKKEFKYALPEAYWTSYMDIENAQAAAVSFYDGRAFMGDASSGAYVRCIRSLHRTLRDDKNNLVYNTETKLLWQDNSDVRTLKLDNAGAKKYCGNLSLAGLNDWRLPSSDELKTIIDSRFNPAVKHEFVNIIPKEYWTSTSERQGFFFFVDFKNGQDLVTGAGSEMNVICVRDHSE